The genomic region TTCTCGACAGGCTCGGTGTTCGGCTGCTGAATGTTCGAACCAGTTTTGTCGCCCGTAGGTGTATTGGTATTCGGGTTCAACCCCGGCCGGAGCAAACCAGTTGGGGCGCTCCCATCCACCGGCTTCACCGTGGCAAGCACCTAAGGCGTTGAGTCGATCAAAGAAAGGAGACTTGCGCACCCCGCGAGCGGTTTCTACTTGGCGGAATGGCCAGTGCATGGCGTAAAGCAAGCCAAGTGCTTCGACGGAACGATCCCGTAGGTAGCGCCGGTTGGTTTGGAAGGGTTGGGCGCGGCGAATGTCTACGTCCCAGAGGTCCATGGGGGGTCGCCCGTTAACCATCCATTCGGCGAGGACTTTTCCGGCCCCTCCTGCGGATTGAATACCTACGGAATTAAAACCGGTGGCCACGAAATGGTTTTCGAGTTCTGGGGTGGCTCCTAAGAGATAGCGGTCGTCGGGGGTAAAAGCTTCGGGACCGTTAAAAAATAAGCGAATACCGATGTCGGATAATATTGGCACTCGTTCACAGGCTCGTTCGTAGACCGGGGCGAGGTGGTCCCAGTCTTCGTCGAGTTGCATGAAGGGCCGGTCTGTGGGGAGCCCGTGTTCGCCAAAGGGTTTCGCTACTGGTTCGAATGCGCCAATGAGCAGACGGCCGGCGTCTTCTTTTACGTAAATGCAGTTGTCGGTGTCTCGCAGTGTGGGGAGCCCAGAGGGAAGGTCGGGGATTGGCTCGGTGACTAAGTAAAAGTGTTCACAAGCGTGGAGAGGAATGTTGACCCCGGCGTCTCGTCCGAGTTGATGCGACCACATGCCGGCCGCCGTCACGACGTATTCGGCGTCTATGGGTCCTTGGTCGGTTTCTACACCAATGGCTCGCCCGTCTTTGGTGCGAATATGAGAAACCGACACGCCTTCTCTAATGGTGGCTCCGCCGGCTTTGGCGGCGGCCGCTAAGGCCATGGTGGTGTCGACCGGTGAGGCTTGCCCGTCGCCGGGAACCCATACTCCACCGACGATTCCTTCTGGATTGATGAGTGGCCAACGTTCAACGAGTTGTTCGTTGTTGATGACCTCAACGTCGACGTCGAAACAGCGGGCCATGCCGGCGCCGCGTACCAGTTCTTCCATGCGTTCGGTGTTGTCGGCCACGCTGACTGAGCCGACTTTTTTGAAACCGGTGGGGTAACCCAGTTCGTGTTCGAGGCGGTGGTAAAGGTCGGCGCTGTATGCAGACAAGCGGGTCATGTTGTGGGTGGCTCGAAGTTGGCCCACTAACCCGGCGGCGTGCCAGGTGGTGCCGCTGGTCAGGGTGTGGCGTTCTAAAAGGAGCACATCGTTCCAACCTAATTCGGTGAGGTGGTAGGCGATGCTGGCCCCCACGATGCCGCCGCCGATGATTACTACTTGTGCTTGTTGTGGAAGTTCTTTTGTCAAGTTAGTGCCTCATGATCTCGTGAGAATATTAGCCCTTGTGGTTAGAGGGAATATCAACTATGTTACTCTCTATAACGCAGTGACCGGGGTCACGTTCTAAATCAAAACGATGCGCGCAGCATAGATCAACAAGGAAGTTTTGTGAATACCCAACGAGAACAAGCTCAAAAAAATTTGGTTCCGCACTTCACCAAAGGTACGGCGTGGCGTAACGAAGGGCTGCCTGTTTTTGATCGAGGTGAGGGCTGCTACCTCTGGGACACCGACGGCAACCAGTACCTCGACGGTTTAGCAGGCCTTTTTTGCGTAAACATTGGCCACGGCCGGCCCGACCTAACTGCGGCGGCGGCCAAACAAATGGACAAACTTGCTTTCGCTACCAACTGGGGGTCAGCCCACCCGCCAGCCATCGAAGCCGCCTCCATGATTGCCGACTTTGCTCCCGGTGACCTCTCTGAAGTTTTCTTCGTGAACTCTGGTTCCGAGGCCGTGGAATCTGCCATCAAGTTCGCCCGCAACTACCATCTGGCCAACGGCGACGAAGGTCGATACAAGGTCATTGCTCGCAACTGGGCCTACCACGGGACCACGCTTGGTGCGCTTTCCGTCACCGCTATCCCAAAGTTTCGTGCCCCATTCCTCCCCAACTTGTGGGAAGGGGTACACCATGTGATCAACACCAACCAGTGTGACTCCCCAGAAGGCACCGCCCCCGCAGCCCTCTCTTGTGTGCAAGCCATCGAAGAAGCAATTTTAAACGAGGGCCCAGAATCGGTTTCAATGGTTATTGCCGAACCCATTCAAAACGGTGGAGGTGCCCTGGTTCCACCTGACGGATATTGGCAAGAACTCCGCCGCATTTGCGATAAGTACGGCGTGTTGTTGGTGGCCGACGAGGTCATCTGCGCTTTCGGGCGCTTTGGCCACTGGTTTGCCAGCGAACGCCTGGGGGTTGTCCCTGACATGATCACCTTCGCCAAAGGGGTCACCTCGGCTTACCAACCACTTGGTGGGGTAGTGATCCGCGAAGAACTCGTAAACACTATTTACGACTCACCCCAGGCTATTTACATGCACGGGTCTACTTTTGGCGGGCATCCGGTAGCCACCGCAGTGGCGGTAGCCAACATGGCGGCCATGCGCGACGAGGGCCTCTTTGACCATGTTCTGGCCAACGAAGGCATGTTCAACAACAAACTTCAAGCGTTGGCCAACCAGCATTCTTGCGTCAAGGAAGTCCGCGGTGCCGGTTACTTCTATGCCATTGAACTTTGCGCAGATGGAGAAAACGGCCAAGAACTCAGTGAAACCCAAGCCGCCGGTTTGCAAGGCGGCGTGTTGGGCGGCTTGGTAAAACAAGAACGCATTACCATTCGTCCGGACGACCGGGGCTACACCGGTCTCACCATCTCCCCACCGCTCATCGCCGACCAAACGGTCATCGACGACTTAGTGGAACGCACCGATCGAGTTCTTACCCAAACCACTACTTGGCTTCAGGCCAATAAATAAAAATCTCTGACCGGCATCATCGTTATCGGGTTTATTGGTGTTTGTATGGATCTCATTATGAGATTTTTAGAGGCCAGGCTCATTCCATGGCGCGGTAAAGGCTAAACATTCTCTTGTGGAAGAGATAAGACAAGACTGGTTCACCCGAGTCAAAGCAAACCCACAGCGCATTGTGCTGGCTGACTTGGCCGACCCCCGAGGACAGGCGGCGGCCCAGCGGTTAACCGATGAGGGCCTCGCCGTGGTGGTGCCACCTGAGGTGGATGATGTCTTAGGCCAACAGGCGGTAGCGGTAGGGTTGGACCCCACTCAACCGGTAGTAGCGGCCACCTTGTTGCTGGCCGATGAGCAAGCGGATGCTGTGGTAGCGGGCGCTACCTGCCCCACTGCAGATGTGTTACGCGCCGGGTTGAGAATTTTAGGAGTGGCCCCCGATGCTTCGGTGGTAAGCAGTTGTTTCTTTATGTTGCTGGCCAGTGGACAGCCGGTGGCTTTTGCCGACTGTGGGGTTATCCCCGACCCCACCGAAGAAGAACTAGCCGCTATCGCTGTGGCCACCGCGAATACTTTTTCTGAACTAACCGGCCAAGAACCCCGGGTGGCCATGCTGTCGTTTTCCACCAAAGGCAGTGCCCAGCACCCCAAAGTTGACAAAGTGCGGGCCGCTACGACTTTGGTACAAGCACAACACCCCGAGCTTTTAATTG from Acidimicrobiia bacterium harbors:
- a CDS encoding aspartate aminotransferase family protein — encoded protein: MNTQREQAQKNLVPHFTKGTAWRNEGLPVFDRGEGCYLWDTDGNQYLDGLAGLFCVNIGHGRPDLTAAAAKQMDKLAFATNWGSAHPPAIEAASMIADFAPGDLSEVFFVNSGSEAVESAIKFARNYHLANGDEGRYKVIARNWAYHGTTLGALSVTAIPKFRAPFLPNLWEGVHHVINTNQCDSPEGTAPAALSCVQAIEEAILNEGPESVSMVIAEPIQNGGGALVPPDGYWQELRRICDKYGVLLVADEVICAFGRFGHWFASERLGVVPDMITFAKGVTSAYQPLGGVVIREELVNTIYDSPQAIYMHGSTFGGHPVATAVAVANMAAMRDEGLFDHVLANEGMFNNKLQALANQHSCVKEVRGAGYFYAIELCADGENGQELSETQAAGLQGGVLGGLVKQERITIRPDDRGYTGLTISPPLIADQTVIDDLVERTDRVLTQTTTWLQANK
- a CDS encoding recombinase, with the protein product MEEIRQDWFTRVKANPQRIVLADLADPRGQAAAQRLTDEGLAVVVPPEVDDVLGQQAVAVGLDPTQPVVAATLLLADEQADAVVAGATCPTADVLRAGLRILGVAPDASVVSSCFFMLLASGQPVAFADCGVIPDPTEEELAAIAVATANTFSELTGQEPRVAMLSFSTKGSAQHPKVDKVRAATTLVQAQHPELLIDGELQFDAAWVPEVAASKAPGSAVAGRANVMVFPDLDSANLAYKITERLAGARAFGPLIQGLNGVMHDLSRGCTADDIVDVSVIASWQATARQG
- a CDS encoding FAD-dependent oxidoreductase, which codes for MTKELPQQAQVVIIGGGIVGASIAYHLTELGWNDVLLLERHTLTSGTTWHAAGLVGQLRATHNMTRLSAYSADLYHRLEHELGYPTGFKKVGSVSVADNTERMEELVRGAGMARCFDVDVEVINNEQLVERWPLINPEGIVGGVWVPGDGQASPVDTTMALAAAAKAGGATIREGVSVSHIRTKDGRAIGVETDQGPIDAEYVVTAAGMWSHQLGRDAGVNIPLHACEHFYLVTEPIPDLPSGLPTLRDTDNCIYVKEDAGRLLIGAFEPVAKPFGEHGLPTDRPFMQLDEDWDHLAPVYERACERVPILSDIGIRLFFNGPEAFTPDDRYLLGATPELENHFVATGFNSVGIQSAGGAGKVLAEWMVNGRPPMDLWDVDIRRAQPFQTNRRYLRDRSVEALGLLYAMHWPFRQVETARGVRKSPFFDRLNALGACHGEAGGWERPNWFAPAGVEPEYQYTYGRQNWFEHSAAEHRACREGAALFDQTSLAKLLVQGPDAARLLNHLSSADIDVEPGTSVYTTWLNEKGGIEADLTVNRLSDDKFLVVTAFSTQGKDADWITRHAGPDARVTVTDVTSAWSVLGIFGPQARNIVAPLTDADLSNEAFPFGTLQEIDLGYARAIAVRRTYMGELGWEFYLPTEFSLGAFDHLWESGQPNGLVLAGYHAMNSLRMEKAYRHWGDDIADEDTPLEAGLSWGVNWDKPHGFLGREALLAQKETGVTRRLVQFRLDDPEPLLYHNEPVYKDGVLAGRITSGMYGHTVGAALGMAYINHPIDMARSEVINGVFEIEVNGQRISATPSYRAFYDPDSNQVKL